The proteins below are encoded in one region of Campylobacter sp. CNRCH_2014_0184h:
- the purB gene encoding adenylosuccinate lyase, whose amino-acid sequence MVERYSREIMAKKWDMQAKYDAWLKVELAAVKAWNKLDLIKDDDCEKIIKNAKFDTARIDEIEKTTKHDVIAFLTSVSESLGEESRFVHYAMTSSDCIDTAVALQIKDSLELILQDLDQVLAAIKTRAYEHKNTLMVGRSHGIHGEPITFGLVLAIWYDSLVHAKDLIIHAKEVISYGKISGAMGNFAHAPLEFEEEVCKNLDLKPAPVSNQVIQRDRYAQVISALAILASSCEQIAVAIRHFQRTEVYEAEEYFSQGQKGSSAMPHKRNPVLSENITGLCRMIRAYVTPALENVALWHERDISHSSVERFILPDAFITTDFMLSRLCGVIEKLLVYPENMMKNLNLTGGLVFSQRVLLELPFKGISREEAYKIVQRNAMKVWADLQNGKPALNEKGESLFLLALLADEDLKKSLSEADIRNCFDYNYYTKNVDKIFARTFK is encoded by the coding sequence ATGGTTGAAAGATATAGTAGAGAAATCATGGCTAAAAAATGGGACATGCAAGCAAAATATGACGCATGGTTAAAAGTGGAATTAGCTGCTGTGAAAGCGTGGAATAAACTTGATCTTATTAAAGATGATGATTGTGAAAAAATTATAAAAAATGCAAAATTTGATACAGCAAGAATAGATGAAATAGAAAAAACTACCAAACATGATGTTATTGCTTTTTTAACTAGTGTAAGTGAAAGTTTAGGCGAGGAAAGTCGTTTTGTACATTATGCGATGACAAGTTCAGATTGTATTGATACTGCAGTTGCTTTGCAGATTAAAGATAGTTTAGAACTAATCTTGCAAGATTTAGATCAAGTTTTAGCAGCGATTAAAACAAGAGCATATGAGCATAAAAATACCTTAATGGTAGGAAGAAGCCATGGAATTCATGGAGAGCCTATAACTTTTGGTTTGGTTTTGGCTATTTGGTATGATTCGCTAGTTCATGCAAAAGATTTAATCATTCATGCAAAAGAAGTGATTAGCTATGGAAAAATCAGCGGTGCCATGGGAAATTTTGCTCATGCTCCGCTTGAATTTGAAGAAGAAGTTTGTAAAAATTTAGATTTAAAGCCAGCACCAGTTTCAAACCAAGTTATACAAAGAGATCGTTACGCACAGGTTATCTCGGCTTTAGCTATTTTAGCTTCAAGTTGTGAGCAAATCGCTGTTGCTATCCGCCATTTTCAAAGAACAGAAGTATATGAAGCTGAAGAATATTTTTCTCAAGGACAAAAAGGAAGCTCAGCTATGCCTCATAAAAGAAATCCTGTTTTGAGTGAAAATATTACCGGTCTTTGCAGGATGATAAGAGCTTATGTAACACCTGCTTTAGAAAATGTAGCATTGTGGCACGAAAGAGATATATCACATTCTAGTGTAGAAAGATTTATATTACCTGATGCTTTTATCACGACTGATTTTATGCTTTCAAGATTATGCGGTGTGATAGAAAAGCTTTTGGTGTATCCAGAAAATATGATGAAAAATTTAAATTTAACCGGAGGACTTGTATTCTCTCAAAGAGTGTTGCTTGAACTTCCATTTAAAGGTATAAGTAGAGAAGAAGCTTACAAGATCGTTCAAAGAAATGCTATGAAAGTTTGGGCTGATTTACAAAATGGCAAGCCTGCGTTAAATGAAAAAGGTGAGAGTTTGTTTTTGCTAGCTTTATTAGCTGATGAGGATTTGAAAAAGTCTTTAAGTGAAGCAGATATTAGAAATTGCTTTGACTATAACTACTACACAAAAAATGTAGACAAAATATTTGCAAGAACTTTTAAATAA
- a CDS encoding ribonucleoside-diphosphate reductase subunit alpha: protein MKVLKRNGRTEELDVSKIKKYTTDAVANLENVSQSELEVDAKIQFRDGITTEEIQQTLIKTAVDKIDIDRPNWTFVAARLFLYDLYKKVSGYSGYKHLREYLEKGEKEGRILIGLKEKYDLDDLNAYIKPERDLQFTYLGIKTLYDRYLIKDSKGMPIELPQQMFMAIAMFLAQNELDSQTWAKKFYDLISTFEVMLATPTLSNARTTRHQLSSCYIGSTPDNIEGIFDSYQEMALLSKFGGGIGWDWSKVRAMGGSIDGHKNAAGGIIPFLKITNDIAVAVDQLGTRKGAIAVYIEPWHMDINDFLDLRKNSGEERRRAHELFPALWINDLFMKRVRANDKWTLFDPADTASLCDLYGEEFEKKYEEFEKDESIVKEIVDAKELWKKILLSYFESGLPFLCFKDSANRTNPNSHAGIIRSSNLCTEIFQNTEPNYYQIKIVFDDKTELHLDEDEELTIDGGYKKLAKKVSTLDSINGKKVYIVEKYKNEGKTAVCNLASINLSKINTKEDIQRVVPTAIRMLDNVIDLNFYPHVKVKNTNLKSRAIGLGVMGEAQMLAEAQIYWGSNEHFEKIDRIMEMISYEAILASSNLALEKGSYPDFEGSNWSKGIVPIDVANENAKKLTASEGLFDQSECDWEKLREKLKRDGIRNGYLMAIAPTSSISILVGTTQTIEPVYKRKWFEQNLSGMIPTVVPNLSANTWQYYTPAYELDQKILVKAAAIRGKWIDQGQSLNIFVSLDKASGGYLNEIYQLAWELGVKSTYYLRSESPDSQKVNDDVVDRTIECEGCQ, encoded by the coding sequence GTGAAAGTATTAAAAAGAAATGGTAGAACTGAAGAGTTAGATGTTTCCAAGATTAAAAAATATACCACCGATGCAGTGGCAAATTTAGAAAATGTTAGCCAAAGTGAGCTTGAAGTGGATGCAAAAATTCAATTTCGTGATGGCATAACAACAGAAGAAATCCAACAAACTCTCATAAAAACAGCAGTAGATAAAATAGATATTGATAGACCTAATTGGACCTTTGTTGCTGCAAGATTATTTTTATATGATTTGTATAAAAAAGTAAGTGGTTATAGTGGTTATAAACATTTAAGAGAATACCTTGAAAAAGGTGAAAAAGAAGGTAGGATTTTAATCGGCTTAAAAGAAAAATACGATTTAGATGATCTTAATGCTTATATCAAGCCAGAACGCGATTTGCAATTTACTTATCTTGGTATAAAAACTTTGTATGATAGATATTTGATTAAAGATTCTAAAGGCATGCCTATAGAATTACCACAGCAAATGTTTATGGCTATTGCGATGTTTTTAGCGCAAAATGAGTTAGATTCTCAAACTTGGGCTAAGAAATTTTATGATTTAATCTCAACTTTTGAAGTAATGCTTGCAACCCCAACCCTTTCAAATGCAAGAACCACAAGACATCAATTAAGTTCATGTTATATAGGAAGCACGCCTGATAATATAGAAGGGATTTTTGATTCTTATCAAGAAATGGCACTTTTATCTAAATTTGGCGGTGGTATAGGTTGGGATTGGTCTAAGGTGCGTGCTATGGGCGGAAGCATAGATGGGCATAAAAATGCAGCAGGTGGGATCATACCATTTTTAAAAATCACCAATGATATAGCAGTAGCTGTTGATCAACTTGGTACTAGAAAAGGTGCAATTGCTGTATATATTGAACCTTGGCATATGGATATTAATGACTTTTTAGATTTGCGTAAAAACTCAGGTGAAGAAAGAAGAAGAGCGCATGAGCTTTTCCCTGCTTTGTGGATTAATGATTTGTTCATGAAAAGAGTAAGAGCAAATGACAAATGGACGCTTTTTGATCCTGCTGATACAGCAAGTTTGTGTGATTTATACGGTGAAGAATTTGAGAAAAAATATGAAGAATTTGAAAAAGATGAAAGCATAGTCAAAGAAATTGTTGATGCTAAAGAGCTTTGGAAAAAAATACTTTTATCTTATTTTGAAAGTGGCTTGCCGTTTTTATGTTTTAAAGATAGCGCAAATAGAACAAATCCAAATTCCCATGCAGGAATTATAAGAAGTTCAAATTTATGTACAGAAATTTTTCAAAATACAGAACCAAATTATTATCAAATCAAAATCGTATTTGATGATAAAACAGAACTTCATTTAGATGAGGATGAAGAGCTTACAATAGATGGAGGATATAAAAAGCTTGCTAAAAAAGTTTCTACTTTAGATAGTATTAATGGTAAAAAAGTTTATATAGTAGAAAAATACAAAAACGAAGGAAAAACCGCAGTTTGTAATCTTGCAAGTATAAATTTAAGTAAAATCAATACCAAAGAAGACATCCAAAGAGTAGTACCAACAGCTATAAGAATGCTTGATAATGTGATTGATTTAAATTTTTATCCTCATGTAAAGGTTAAAAATACCAACCTAAAATCACGCGCTATAGGACTTGGTGTGATGGGTGAAGCGCAAATGTTAGCTGAAGCTCAAATTTATTGGGGTTCTAATGAACATTTTGAAAAAATTGATCGCATTATGGAAATGATTAGCTATGAGGCTATTTTAGCTAGCTCAAATTTAGCCTTAGAAAAAGGAAGCTACCCTGACTTTGAAGGATCAAATTGGAGTAAAGGTATAGTGCCAATTGATGTAGCAAACGAAAATGCCAAAAAGCTTACCGCAAGTGAAGGTTTATTTGATCAAAGTGAGTGTGATTGGGAAAAATTAAGAGAAAAACTAAAAAGAGATGGTATAAGAAATGGTTATTTAATGGCCATAGCGCCAACTTCTTCTATCTCTATTTTAGTGGGTACTACTCAAACAATTGAGCCTGTATATAAAAGAAAATGGTTTGAGCAAAACTTAAGCGGTATGATACCAACTGTGGTGCCAAATCTAAGTGCTAATACTTGGCAGTATTATACCCCTGCTTATGAGCTTGATCAAAAAATCTTAGTAAAAGCAGCAGCGATTCGTGGTAAGTGGATTGATCAAGGTCAATCATTAAATATCTTTGTTTCTTTAGATAAGGCAAGCGGTGGATATTTAAATGAAATTTATCAACTTGCTTGGGAATTAGGTGTTAAATCAACTTATTATCTAAGAAGCGAAAGCCCTGATAGTCAAAAAGTAAATGATGATGTGGTTGATAGAACTATAGAATGTGAAGGTTGTCAATAA
- a CDS encoding OPT family oligopeptide transporter, producing MHTKNSLPELTLRGIILGSILTIIFTASNVYLGLKVGLTFSTSIPAVVIAMAVLKIFKDSNILENNMVQTQVSAAGTLSAVIFVIPGLFMCGYWFEFPLWLTFMLCLCGGGLGVLFTIPLRRAMVVESKLAYPEGRAAAEILKVANKDQADKKGKVGLKEITLGVVFASVISLFSSGFKLLSSGSSFAFIWQKMTFGFSMGYSVALLGAGYLVGIAGGVALLVGMVLAWMVFVPYFSAKESFDASLSALDIANQIWAQKVRLIGTGAIAIAALWTLIELAKPVYDGMKNMLKKTSLNLSQDPKDMDLSLKAMLGLFVLMCIGLFISFYAFVADSNLASGYQILFALVGTLVAIFIGFFVASACGYMAGLVGSSSSPISGIGLIGIMISSLIILLLGYQVDLFSDPLMSKFAIAFAIFTTSVILATAAISNDNLQDLKTGYLVGATPWKQQVSLIIGCVFGALAIAPVLNLLYQAYGFVGAMPREGMDEANALAAPQANLMSTIAQGIFNANIDWSYIIAGAFVGVGIIIVDRLLRKKNMSLPPLAVGIGIYLPPAVNMPLFIGGLLAYLIKKRLDQRYAKNAHKKELIQEHEQKGTLFASGLIVGESLFGVLIAGLTVLSISRGGAEDPLAIATSFKDDGIIGFVVFIAIMLIFARRVLKK from the coding sequence ATGCATACAAAAAACTCACTACCGGAGCTTACGCTTAGGGGTATAATACTAGGAAGTATTTTAACGATTATTTTTACTGCCTCAAATGTATATTTGGGGCTTAAAGTTGGTCTTACTTTTTCTACTTCTATTCCTGCTGTTGTGATTGCAATGGCTGTTTTAAAAATCTTTAAAGACTCTAATATTTTAGAAAATAATATGGTTCAAACTCAAGTTTCAGCCGCAGGTACGCTTTCGGCTGTGATTTTTGTTATACCAGGTCTTTTTATGTGTGGATATTGGTTTGAATTTCCACTTTGGCTTACTTTTATGCTCTGTCTTTGTGGAGGTGGATTGGGCGTGCTTTTTACTATACCTTTGCGTAGAGCTATGGTGGTAGAGAGTAAATTAGCTTATCCTGAAGGAAGAGCTGCTGCTGAAATCTTAAAAGTAGCTAATAAAGACCAAGCTGATAAAAAAGGAAAAGTAGGCTTAAAAGAAATCACACTTGGCGTGGTTTTTGCTTCTGTGATAAGTCTTTTTTCAAGCGGTTTTAAACTACTTTCAAGTGGAAGTAGTTTTGCATTCATTTGGCAAAAAATGACTTTTGGCTTTTCTATGGGCTATTCAGTAGCGCTTTTGGGTGCTGGATACTTAGTAGGTATAGCCGGAGGTGTTGCGTTGCTTGTGGGTATGGTGCTTGCTTGGATGGTTTTTGTGCCATATTTTTCTGCTAAAGAAAGTTTTGACGCGAGTTTAAGTGCGCTTGATATAGCTAATCAAATTTGGGCTCAAAAAGTGCGTTTAATAGGCACAGGAGCTATTGCCATAGCAGCATTATGGACTTTAATAGAACTTGCAAAACCTGTATATGATGGCATGAAAAATATGCTTAAAAAAACCTCGTTAAATCTTTCACAAGATCCTAAAGATATGGATTTATCTTTAAAAGCTATGCTAGGTTTATTTGTACTTATGTGTATAGGCTTATTTATTTCATTTTATGCTTTTGTGGCTGATTCAAATTTAGCAAGTGGCTATCAAATTCTTTTTGCTTTAGTAGGAACTTTAGTAGCTATTTTTATAGGCTTTTTTGTAGCTTCTGCTTGTGGATATATGGCAGGTTTAGTGGGTTCATCATCTTCTCCTATTTCAGGTATAGGACTAATTGGGATTATGATTTCTTCTTTGATTATTTTACTTTTGGGTTATCAAGTAGATTTATTTAGCGATCCTTTAATGTCTAAATTTGCTATTGCTTTTGCTATATTTACTACTAGTGTTATTTTGGCAACTGCTGCTATTTCTAATGATAATTTACAAGATTTAAAAACTGGTTATTTAGTAGGTGCAACTCCTTGGAAACAACAAGTTTCTTTGATTATAGGCTGTGTGTTTGGAGCTTTGGCTATAGCTCCTGTGTTAAATTTGTTATACCAAGCTTATGGTTTTGTGGGTGCAATGCCAAGAGAAGGAATGGATGAGGCAAATGCACTTGCTGCACCACAAGCAAATTTAATGAGCACTATAGCTCAAGGTATTTTTAACGCTAACATTGATTGGAGTTATATTATAGCAGGAGCTTTTGTGGGTGTTGGTATAATCATTGTCGATCGTTTATTAAGAAAGAAAAATATGTCTTTACCACCTTTAGCTGTGGGTATAGGTATATATTTACCACCTGCTGTTAATATGCCTTTGTTTATAGGTGGATTATTGGCATATTTAATTAAAAAGCGTTTGGATCAAAGATATGCTAAAAATGCTCATAAAAAAGAACTCATTCAAGAGCATGAGCAAAAAGGAACCTTATTTGCCTCTGGTTTGATAGTAGGTGAGAGTTTATTTGGAGTGTTAATAGCTGGTTTAACCGTGCTTTCTATTAGTAGAGGTGGAGCTGAAGATCCGCTTGCTATTGCAACTTCATTTAAAGATGATGGGATTATAGGTTTTGTAGTATTTATAGCGATTATGCTAATTTTTGCAAGAAGAGTGCTTAAAAAATGA
- a CDS encoding undecaprenyl-diphosphate phosphatase, with translation MNLDYYYALILGIIEGLTEFLPVSSTGHMILGAEILGLNIDDFWRSFFIIIQLGSILAVIFIFKEKLTQKLDIWLKLAVGFLPAGGVGFIAYKFLKEIFNGYTVATMLIIGGIVFIIIELKHRKKDYTIHSLDEVSYKQAFLIGLTQALAIIPGTSRSGASIIGGLLLGLDRKVASEFSFLLAIPTMIIATAYSIYKEPQVLSNMNNFIPLAIGFVTAFIVAFVVIKIFLKLISKINFIPFGIYRIILGFVFLYLFMSGALDISRTGV, from the coding sequence ATGAATTTAGATTATTATTATGCTTTGATTTTAGGAATCATTGAGGGTCTGACAGAATTTTTACCTGTTTCATCTACTGGGCATATGATCTTGGGTGCTGAAATTTTGGGTTTAAATATAGATGATTTTTGGAGAAGTTTTTTTATCATCATTCAGCTTGGTTCTATACTAGCGGTGATTTTTATTTTTAAAGAAAAACTAACTCAAAAACTTGATATTTGGTTAAAACTTGCTGTGGGTTTTTTGCCTGCAGGTGGGGTGGGTTTTATAGCATATAAGTTTTTAAAAGAAATATTTAATGGCTATACCGTGGCTACTATGTTAATCATTGGTGGGATTGTTTTTATCATCATAGAACTTAAACATAGAAAAAAAGACTATACAATCCACTCTTTAGATGAGGTAAGTTATAAACAAGCTTTTTTGATAGGTTTGACCCAAGCTCTTGCTATCATACCAGGTACTTCAAGAAGTGGAGCAAGTATCATAGGCGGCTTATTGCTTGGGCTTGATCGTAAAGTGGCTTCTGAATTTTCATTTTTACTTGCAATTCCTACCATGATTATTGCAACAGCTTATAGCATTTATAAAGAACCACAGGTTTTAAGTAATATGAATAATTTCATTCCTTTAGCTATAGGTTTTGTAACAGCTTTTATAGTGGCTTTTGTGGTAATTAAAATATTTTTAAAATTAATTAGCAAGATAAACTTTATACCTTTTGGAATTTATAGGATAATTTTAGGTTTTGTATTTTTATACCTTTTTATGAGTGGTGCTTTAGATATATCAAGAACGGGTGTTTGA
- the thrS gene encoding threonine--tRNA ligase, giving the protein MTKDIIAYANNETLIDTQSFNNDTNLTPIYFDNSKESLEVIRHSCAHLMAQAIKSLYPEAKFFVGPVIEDGFYYDFRVDSKISEEDLSKIEKKMKELAEAKLDIIKYELSKTEVKEKFANDDLKQEVLLRIPDGKVSIYKQGEFEDLCRGPHVPNTRYLRFFKLTRVAGAYLGGDEKREMLTRIYGTAFADKESLNEYLKIIEEAKKRDHRKLGNEMKLFAFDDEIGGGLPIWLSNGAKLRSKLEHLLYKAHRLRGYEPVRGPELLKADAWKISGHYANYKENMYFTQIDEQEYGIKPMNCVGHIKIYQSDVRSYRDLPLKFFEYGVVHRHEKSGVLHGLFRVREFTQDDAHIFCMPSQIKEQVLEILSFVDTLMKAFEFDYEMEISTRPAKAIGDDEIWDIATKALKEALDEQGLKYGIDEGGGAFYGPKIDIKITDALKRKWQCGTIQVDFNLPSRFKLEYTDADNEKKQPVMLHRAILGSFERFIGILVEHCAGELPFFIAPTQVAIVPISQNHHDYAKEIARKLLELGIDSEVYNKNESLNKKIRTAEKAHVPMILVLGDEEVANKSVALRDRRAKEQKTMTLDEFITLTKEKLSEVRF; this is encoded by the coding sequence ATGACAAAAGATATAATTGCATATGCAAATAATGAAACTTTGATAGATACTCAAAGTTTTAACAATGATACAAATTTAACTCCGATTTATTTTGATAATTCTAAAGAAAGTTTAGAAGTTATCCGCCACTCTTGTGCGCATTTAATGGCTCAAGCGATTAAAAGTCTATATCCAGAGGCTAAATTTTTTGTAGGACCTGTGATAGAAGATGGGTTTTATTATGATTTTAGAGTTGATAGTAAGATTTCAGAAGAAGATTTAAGCAAGATCGAAAAGAAAATGAAAGAACTAGCAGAAGCAAAACTAGACATCATAAAATACGAACTTTCAAAGACTGAGGTTAAAGAAAAATTTGCTAATGATGATTTAAAACAAGAAGTTTTACTAAGAATTCCTGATGGAAAAGTAAGTATTTATAAGCAAGGTGAATTTGAAGATTTATGCCGTGGGCCTCATGTGCCAAATACTAGGTATTTAAGATTTTTCAAGCTTACTCGTGTAGCAGGAGCGTATTTGGGTGGCGATGAAAAAAGAGAAATGCTCACAAGAATTTATGGTACTGCCTTTGCAGATAAAGAAAGTTTAAATGAATACTTAAAAATCATTGAAGAAGCTAAAAAAAGAGATCATAGAAAACTTGGTAATGAAATGAAGCTTTTTGCCTTTGATGATGAAATAGGCGGCGGGCTTCCTATATGGCTTAGCAATGGTGCAAAATTAAGAAGCAAATTAGAGCATTTGTTATATAAAGCACATAGATTAAGAGGTTATGAGCCTGTGCGTGGGCCTGAACTTTTAAAAGCTGATGCGTGGAAAATTAGTGGGCATTATGCAAACTATAAAGAAAATATGTATTTTACGCAAATTGATGAGCAAGAATATGGCATTAAGCCGATGAATTGTGTAGGGCATATTAAAATTTATCAAAGTGATGTTAGAAGTTATCGTGATTTACCTTTGAAATTTTTTGAATATGGCGTGGTGCACCGCCATGAAAAAAGTGGAGTTTTACACGGGCTTTTTAGGGTAAGAGAATTCACTCAAGATGATGCGCATATTTTTTGTATGCCAAGTCAGATAAAAGAACAAGTTTTGGAAATTTTAAGCTTTGTTGATACTTTGATGAAGGCTTTTGAGTTTGATTATGAAATGGAAATTTCAACACGCCCAGCAAAAGCAATAGGCGATGATGAAATTTGGGATATAGCTACAAAGGCTTTAAAAGAAGCTTTAGATGAGCAAGGTTTAAAATATGGCATTGATGAGGGTGGTGGAGCTTTCTATGGTCCAAAAATCGATATCAAAATCACTGATGCGCTAAAAAGAAAATGGCAGTGTGGAACTATACAAGTAGATTTTAACTTACCAAGCCGTTTTAAACTCGAATACACAGACGCAGATAATGAGAAAAAACAACCTGTAATGCTTCACCGTGCTATTTTGGGTTCTTTTGAAAGATTTATAGGAATTTTAGTAGAGCATTGTGCGGGTGAGTTGCCATTTTTTATAGCACCAACTCAAGTAGCTATAGTGCCTATTTCACAAAATCATCATGATTATGCAAAAGAAATAGCAAGAAAACTTTTAGAACTTGGCATTGATAGTGAAGTGTATAATAAAAATGAAAGCTTAAATAAAAAAATCCGCACCGCTGAAAAAGCACATGTACCTATGATACTTGTTTTAGGTGATGAAGAAGTAGCAAACAAAAGTGTGGCTTTAAGAGATAGAAGAGCAAAAGAGCAAAAAACAATGACTTTAGATGAATTTATAACCCTAACAAAGGAGAAATTAAGTGAGGTACGCTTTTGA
- the infC gene encoding translation initiation factor IF-3 — translation MSKEKEVLLNEEIQADEIRCIGDDGKVYGIISSDEALDIANRLGLDLVMIAPEAKPPVCKIMDYGKFRYQQEKKQKEAKKKQKVIDIKEIKLSVKIAQNDINYKVKHASEFLEQGKHVKFRVFLKGREMGSPEAGVALLEKIWQMVEDIADRDKEPLLEGRYVNMLVTPKKKK, via the coding sequence TTGAGTAAAGAAAAAGAAGTATTGCTAAATGAAGAAATTCAAGCAGATGAGATCAGATGTATAGGTGATGATGGCAAGGTTTATGGCATTATTAGTAGTGATGAAGCGCTAGATATAGCAAATAGACTAGGGCTTGATTTGGTGATGATAGCCCCTGAAGCCAAACCACCTGTATGTAAGATAATGGATTATGGAAAATTCCGTTATCAACAAGAAAAGAAACAAAAAGAAGCAAAGAAAAAACAAAAAGTTATTGATATAAAAGAAATCAAACTTTCTGTGAAAATCGCTCAAAATGACATTAATTATAAAGTCAAACATGCAAGCGAGTTTTTAGAGCAAGGCAAGCATGTGAAATTTAGAGTGTTTTTAAAAGGTCGTGAGATGGGCTCTCCTGAAGCAGGGGTGGCGTTGCTTGAAAAAATTTGGCAAATGGTTGAAGATATAGCAGATAGAGACAAAGAGCCTTTGCTCGAAGGACGCTATGTAAATATGCTAGTAACTCCTAAAAAGAAAAAATAA
- a CDS encoding DNA adenine methylase, translated as MLEENPQFLKEQIITYLGNKRSLLEFLNQGFKFAQNELKKDKFSFCDVFSGSGVVSRFVRPYASFIMANDLEDYSKIINECYLSNQNAQFLQELQKYYDFLISDLKLKKGFISKLYAPNDDEYIQKNERVFYTLKNAMYLDSMREKISSLPSNIQKYFIAPLIYEASVHANTSGVFKGFYKDKNGVGKFGGNGANALSRIKGDIALKMPIFSNFTCEYEVFQKDANILAKELDSFDVAYLDPPYNQHPYGSNYFMLNLIANYKKPKEISKVSGIPKDWNRSAFNKEKKAEDALFDLINDLKAKIVLLSYNCEGFVKKENFIKRLQSLGECFVLEQKYNAFRASRNLSKRSMHIQEQLYVLKKR; from the coding sequence ATGCTAGAAGAAAATCCACAATTTTTAAAAGAACAAATCATAACTTATCTTGGTAATAAAAGATCTTTGCTTGAGTTTTTAAATCAAGGCTTTAAATTCGCACAGAATGAGCTTAAAAAAGACAAATTTAGTTTTTGTGATGTATTTAGTGGCTCTGGGGTAGTTTCGCGTTTTGTGAGGCCTTATGCGAGTTTTATCATGGCAAATGATTTGGAAGATTATTCTAAAATCATCAATGAGTGTTATTTAAGCAATCAAAATGCACAATTTTTACAAGAATTACAAAAATATTATGATTTTTTAATTTCTGATTTAAAACTCAAAAAAGGCTTTATAAGCAAGCTTTATGCACCAAATGATGATGAGTATATCCAAAAGAATGAAAGAGTTTTTTACACGCTTAAAAATGCGATGTATTTAGACTCTATGCGAGAAAAAATTTCAAGCCTGCCAAGCAATATACAAAAATACTTTATCGCACCGCTTATCTATGAAGCAAGTGTGCATGCAAATACAAGCGGGGTTTTTAAAGGCTTTTATAAAGATAAAAATGGAGTGGGAAAATTTGGAGGAAATGGAGCAAATGCGCTTAGTCGTATAAAGGGTGATATAGCTTTAAAAATGCCTATTTTTTCAAATTTTACTTGTGAGTATGAGGTTTTTCAAAAAGACGCAAATATTTTAGCTAAAGAGCTTGATAGCTTTGATGTAGCGTATTTAGACCCACCTTATAATCAACACCCTTATGGATCAAATTATTTTATGTTAAATTTAATCGCTAATTATAAAAAGCCAAAGGAAATTTCAAAGGTTTCTGGCATACCAAAAGACTGGAACCGCAGTGCTTTTAACAAAGAAAAAAAAGCTGAAGATGCTTTGTTTGATTTGATAAATGATTTAAAAGCTAAGATTGTATTGCTTTCTTATAATTGTGAGGGTTTTGTAAAAAAAGAAAATTTCATAAAAAGACTTCAAAGTCTTGGAGAATGCTTTGTGCTTGAGCAAAAGTATAATGCCTTTAGAGCTAGTAGAAACCTTTCTAAACGCTCTATGCATATACAAGAACAACTCTATGTATTAAAAAAACGCTAA
- a CDS encoding helix-turn-helix transcriptional regulator, translating into MEKDKLSTRLVSILQCLNNGERFSLEELAQEFNVSIRTIQRDLHERLAFIPIKKENGKYFLEGYVLGKLSFKDIQNFAILSGIGRLYPSLDKEFLNDLLNEKINKAFLVKTQSYETLDREIFEELSAAIIAKYPISFYYKEKHRKANPYKLININHIWYLLADENDTLKTFTFSKITQLKVEKKEIFTPKEEFLKQIQKDQSNWISKENKEAILKLDKKAKEYFLRKNALTKYKFIDEDENFIYIKAFYTYDDELLNLIRYWIPYIKINKPIALKEKLFEQLNTYMQD; encoded by the coding sequence ATGGAAAAAGACAAGCTTTCTACGCGTTTAGTTTCTATACTGCAGTGTTTAAACAATGGCGAGCGTTTTAGCTTAGAAGAGCTTGCACAAGAATTTAATGTCAGCATTCGCACCATACAAAGAGACTTGCATGAACGCCTTGCTTTTATTCCTATAAAAAAAGAAAATGGAAAGTATTTTTTAGAAGGCTATGTTTTAGGAAAATTAAGCTTTAAAGATATACAAAATTTTGCTATTTTAAGCGGTATAGGTAGGCTTTATCCTAGTTTAGATAAAGAGTTTTTAAACGACTTGCTTAATGAAAAAATCAACAAAGCCTTTTTAGTCAAAACCCAAAGCTATGAAACACTTGATAGAGAAATTTTTGAAGAACTAAGTGCAGCTATCATAGCAAAATACCCCATTAGTTTTTACTACAAAGAAAAACACAGAAAAGCTAATCCATACAAACTCATTAATATTAATCACATATGGTATCTTTTAGCAGATGAAAACGATACTTTAAAAACCTTTACTTTTTCTAAAATCACACAACTAAAAGTAGAAAAGAAAGAAATTTTTACCCCAAAAGAAGAGTTTTTAAAACAAATTCAAAAAGATCAAAGTAATTGGATTAGCAAAGAAAATAAAGAAGCTATTTTAAAACTTGATAAAAAAGCTAAAGAATATTTCTTAAGAAAAAATGCCCTTACTAAATACAAATTTATAGATGAGGATGAGAATTTCATTTACATCAAGGCATTTTATACTTATGATGATGAGCTTTTAAATTTAATAAGATATTGGATACCATATATTAAAATAAACAAACCTATTGCTTTAAAAGAAAAGCTTTTTGAGCAATTAAATACATACATGCAAGATTAG